Proteins from a genomic interval of Nitrosomonas sp.:
- a CDS encoding DsbC family protein gives MSLSLRLFALFVLFGLLMSGSAIANEANLRKALQAHFPGSEIESLTQTPYQGLYEVVIGGEVFYTDEKADYFFMGHMVDTKTRNSLTSERMQQIRDARRIAIDSLPLQHALKTVKGKGERSLVVYSDPNCPYCKKLEAELAQAENITIHTLVYPILNGSMDTATAIWCAPDRVKAWDDFMLRAVKPKAGECETPLKTILESGQQHRVTGTPTLIFADGSIVSGMIPLAEIEKRLDQQPAKTK, from the coding sequence ATGTCATTATCGTTGCGTTTATTTGCCCTGTTTGTGCTCTTTGGTTTGCTGATGAGTGGATCTGCCATTGCGAATGAAGCAAATCTGAGGAAAGCGCTGCAGGCGCACTTCCCGGGCAGTGAAATTGAAAGCCTGACCCAAACGCCCTATCAGGGGTTGTACGAAGTGGTCATCGGTGGCGAGGTTTTTTATACCGATGAAAAAGCTGATTATTTTTTCATGGGGCACATGGTTGATACCAAAACCCGCAACAGCCTGACCAGTGAGCGCATGCAGCAAATCCGCGACGCACGCCGTATCGCCATCGATTCCCTGCCGCTGCAGCATGCCCTCAAAACTGTCAAGGGCAAAGGGGAGCGTAGTTTGGTCGTCTATTCCGACCCGAATTGTCCTTATTGCAAAAAACTGGAGGCAGAGCTGGCCCAGGCTGAGAACATCACCATTCACACTTTGGTATACCCGATTCTGAATGGTTCGATGGATACCGCTACGGCGATCTGGTGTGCACCGGATCGCGTCAAGGCATGGGATGATTTCATGCTCAGAGCGGTCAAGCCTAAAGCCGGGGAATGCGAAACTCCGTTGAAAACCATTCTCGAATCCGGTCAACAGCATCGCGTCACCGGCACGCCCACCCTGATTTTTGCAGATGGCTCGATTGTCTCTGGAATGATTCCACTGGCGGAAATTGAAAAGCGGCTTGATCAGCAGCCAGCCAAGACCAAATAA
- a CDS encoding UbiH/UbiF family hydroxylase → MKFDVVVIGGGLVGASLLAALRHTGLKLAIIEAKPPIPLPGDDNWDSRIYAISPGSAEFLQKIGVWQQLPHKRLAPVYKMQVHGDDQTSRLEFSAYESGVPELAFIAENRELQHAIWDRLTAADRHVHIFCPAQCAAIEWHHSHAEITLTDGVCLQASLVVGADGVNSWVREQAGIRSERQPYFQTGVVANFETEYSHHHTAYQWFRRDGILALLPLPDKRVSIVWSANQLKAEALLGLSDDALAEQVALASNHTLGKLSLITKATGFPLSAVRVKSLVKPGVVLIGDAAHGIHPLAGQGVNLGLRDARELALLLEQFAGLGSGGGYRILQHYARHRKQDIAAMQWVTDGLQKLFDSEQATLIRLRNLGFEMTNRIPLLKNTLMQHALN, encoded by the coding sequence ATGAAATTTGATGTTGTCGTAATCGGAGGAGGGCTGGTGGGGGCGAGCCTGCTGGCGGCGTTGAGACATACCGGCCTGAAACTTGCCATTATCGAAGCGAAACCGCCGATACCGCTCCCGGGTGATGATAATTGGGATAGCAGAATCTACGCCATCAGCCCCGGCAGTGCCGAATTTCTACAAAAAATAGGGGTATGGCAGCAACTGCCGCACAAGCGGCTTGCCCCGGTTTATAAAATGCAGGTACATGGAGATGATCAGACATCCAGGCTGGAATTCAGCGCCTACGAGAGTGGTGTGCCCGAGCTTGCCTTCATTGCCGAGAACCGTGAGCTGCAGCATGCCATTTGGGATAGATTGACTGCTGCAGACCGGCATGTACACATTTTTTGTCCCGCACAATGTGCGGCGATCGAGTGGCATCATTCCCATGCGGAAATCACGCTGACAGATGGCGTCTGTCTGCAGGCTTCGCTGGTGGTCGGTGCGGATGGCGTCAATTCCTGGGTACGGGAGCAGGCGGGTATTCGTAGTGAGCGGCAACCCTATTTTCAAACGGGTGTCGTCGCCAATTTTGAAACTGAGTATTCCCACCATCACACCGCATATCAATGGTTCCGGCGAGATGGCATTCTGGCCCTGCTACCGTTACCTGACAAACGGGTGTCAATAGTCTGGTCGGCCAATCAGCTCAAGGCGGAGGCGTTGCTTGGTTTGTCCGATGATGCATTGGCCGAACAGGTTGCTCTTGCATCCAACCATACGCTGGGAAAATTATCGCTCATCACGAAAGCAACGGGTTTTCCGCTGAGTGCCGTGCGAGTGAAATCATTGGTCAAACCTGGAGTGGTATTGATCGGCGATGCGGCGCATGGCATCCATCCGCTGGCAGGGCAGGGCGTGAATCTGGGATTGCGTGATGCACGAGAACTGGCTTTGCTCCTCGAACAATTTGCCGGGCTCGGTAGTGGGGGTGGATATCGAATCCTCCAGCACTACGCGCGTCATCGCAAACAGGATATTGCCGCGATGCAATGGGTAACAGATGGCCTGCAGAAGCTTTTTGACAGTGAACAGGCCACCCTGATCCGGTTAAGAAATCTGGGTTTCGAAATGACCAATCGAATACCATTATTAAAAAATACGCTCATGCAGCATGCGTTGAACTAA